The following coding sequences are from one uncultured Desulfobacter sp. window:
- a CDS encoding DUF2877 domain-containing protein — MTTNILLTTEYALSQLQVTNEVKVHSVYRNTVNLLCNTRLLSVHPKSTPLSPIGMLTDLEDDEFSKLGFSARDTVRIDGNGFSIGDIYFSPQGVKLKKTALTPIGTKRQHELCSMIADALLHMPQNTVFCDLLLGGKKYMASPVAVYTQKILALAKEHMHVGKIVTAADYLAKLIGLGLGLTPSGDDFLCGVLAAMTMRATCPGQLSILKTKVLQKLNLTNDISAEFLRCACEGHFSIPVTQFYKAASPEEIALSFSKIGHSSGADTLNGILFVFSQT, encoded by the coding sequence ATGACTACGAACATATTACTCACAACTGAATATGCACTTTCACAGCTTCAAGTCACAAATGAAGTCAAAGTTCATTCGGTTTATCGAAATACGGTAAATCTTTTGTGCAATACCCGGCTTCTGTCCGTACACCCCAAAAGCACACCGCTCTCCCCTATAGGTATGCTTACGGATTTGGAGGACGATGAATTTTCAAAGCTGGGTTTTTCCGCACGCGACACCGTCAGGATTGATGGCAACGGTTTTTCGATTGGAGACATTTATTTCTCACCACAAGGTGTTAAATTAAAAAAAACTGCGCTTACACCCATCGGTACGAAGCGACAACATGAGCTTTGCAGCATGATAGCCGACGCCCTTTTGCATATGCCGCAAAACACTGTCTTTTGCGATTTATTACTTGGCGGAAAAAAATATATGGCTTCACCAGTGGCCGTATACACCCAAAAAATATTGGCACTGGCAAAAGAACATATGCATGTCGGCAAAATTGTAACAGCGGCTGATTATCTGGCAAAGCTTATCGGCTTGGGCCTAGGGCTTACGCCGAGCGGCGATGATTTTCTGTGCGGTGTGCTTGCTGCAATGACCATGCGTGCAACTTGTCCCGGGCAGCTTTCGATTCTTAAAACGAAAGTGTTGCAAAAGCTCAATCTTACTAACGACATAAGCGCTGAATTTTTGCGCTGTGCCTGTGAAGGGCATTTTTCTATCCCTGTAACGCAATTTTACAAGGCGGCAAGCCCTGAAGAAATTGCGCTCTCCTTTTCTAAAATCGGCCATAGCAGCGGCGCAGACACGCTCAACGGAATTCTGTTTGTATTTTCCCAAACATGA